From the genome of Streptomyces sp. NBC_01304:
CTCGGCCCGGCTCGCCGACGAACTCCTGGAACGTACGGCAGGAATCCCGTTCGTCCTCGAAGAGGTGGTACGCGCCCTCGGCGTGGCCGGCGGCGACACGGGGCGGGACGCGCTGGACGGCATGGCCGTGCCCGCCCTGCTGCAGGAGGCCATGAGCGAGCGGCTGGCCGGCCTCTCCCCGGACGCGCTGGCCGTCGTGCACGGCGCGGCAGTACTGCGCGTGCCGGCCGGCGAGGACCTGATCCGTGCCGTCGCCGGCCAGGCGATGCAGCGCACGACCCACGGCATCCGCGAGGCGCTGCACACCGGGGTGCTGTGCGAGCACGGCGACGACCGCTACGGATTCCGGCACGGGCTGGCCCAACAGGCCGTATACGAACGCCTGTTGGGCATCGACCGGCGCAGCCTCCACCAGGCGGCGGTGGCGGAACTGGCCCGCCAGGAGAGGCCACCGCTGGTCCAGCTCGCCTACCACGCGAAGCACGCCGGAGCCCACGCCGACTGGCAGCGCTACACCGAGGCCGCGGCCGAGGCGGCCCGCGAACTCGGCGACGCCGCGCTGGCCGTGCAGCTCCTGGAAGACCTCCTCAGCGACCCCGAACTGCCCGGCAAGGATCTCGCCCGCCTCGCCATCCGGCTGAGCCGGGCCGCAGTGTTCGGCCTCACCCACCGCCGCTCGTCGCGCCTGCTGCGCCGCGTCGTCGACCACGGCGACCTGCCCGACGCCGTCCGCGGCGAGATCCGGCTCAACCTCGGCCTGCTCCTCAACAACCAGGCCGGCAACCACCAAGAGGGACGCCAGGACACCGAAAAGGCAGTGGCCGAACTGCACGAACGACCCCACCTCGCCGCCCGCGCCATGGCCGGTCTCGCCATGCCCACCTGGGGCGAGCACTCACAATCCGACAGCCGCAGATGGATCGGCCGTGCCGAACAGCTGGCGGCCTCCCACCCCGACCAGGTGCTGCGCCTGGCGGTGCGCGGCAACCACCTCGCCCTGCGCACCAGCCTGGGCGACAGCGGCGTATGGGAGGAGGCCGACGCCCTCCTCGCGGCCGACCGCGACACACCGGAACGACGTGAACTGGCGCGCATGTGCGCCAACTTGGCCGACACCGCCGCGTGGAACGGATGGGACACCCACGCCCGGCACCAGTGGCGGCAGGGCTCACACCTCGCGGAGGAGTACGGCGCCCCTTATGTGCAGGCGATCATCGAGGGCACCGCGCTCCGCCTGGAATGGAGTGCCGGGCGATGGCAGGGCCTGGCCGACCGGGCCCGGCAGGCGCTGGACGAGACGCAGGGCGCCCCCGGCATCGTGGTGGACGCCCACCTCGTCCTGGGACTGCTCACCACGGCCACCGGCGAGTGGGACGAGGCGACCGCGCATCTGGACGACTCCGGTCTGGGCGACCCCGGCAATGCCCCCGTACCGGTCATCGCCACGGCCGCGGGCGCGATGGTCCGCATCCGGCTGGCCCGCGGCGACGTGGCGGGCGCCTGCGTGGAGGCCGAACAGGCCCTGGAGCGGGTCCGGCGCAAGGGGATCTGGGCCTGGGCGGCCGACCTGACCCCGGCCGCGGTGACCGCGCTGCTGCGCGACGGCCGGCGCCAGGACGCCGAGCGGCTGCTCACGGAGTACGCCGATGGCCTTCAGGGCGGCGAATTCCCGCTCGCCCAGGCCTCGTTGGCGGCCTGCCGGGGCATCATGGCCCAACATGCACACCACGCCGGCGAGGCCGTCGAGTGCTACGAGCAGGCCCGCGCCGGCTATGACCTGCTTCCCCGCCCCTACGCCGCCGCCCGGTGCGCGGAGGCCGCCTTCCACCGTCGTGCGGACCTCGAAGCGACCGCCGCACCCGACGAACTGCAGCGGATCGCCGAGGAGTTCGAGCGACTGGGCGCAGTCCGGGACGCCGCGCGCTGCCGCCGGGCGCTGCGCTCCCTCGGCGTGCTCGCGCCCTCGCGGCGCGGCCGGCGCGGCTACGGCGGCGAACTCTCGCCGCGCGAGCGCGAGGTCGCGCGCCTCGTCTCCGCCGGGCGGACCAACCGGGAGATCGCCGAGGTGCTGTTCCTCTCGCCGCGCACCGTCGAGCAGCATGTGGCCAAGGTGCTGCGGAAGTTGCAGGTGGAGACCCGGGCCGAGGTGCCGCAGCTGATGCCGGACACCACGGCCTGACCCCGGACGAGCCTGCGTCAAGCCTGCCGGACACCTATCCGTCCGGCGCTGCGCCTGCCCGCCCAAATACGTACCCCTACCTATGGCCGTACGGATTGTTCCGCCCTGCCGTCCTCTCCCAAGGTGATCTCCGTTGCCACCTGGCCTGATCCGGCTCCCCCCGCCGGGCCGCGCGGCAACCACCTGCGTCACACGCTGCCCCCGACGCGGTGTGCAGCGGATCTTCAACCGCAAGGAGCAGAGGATGAGAGCAGGCAACAGACGGTTCGGCGCGCTGTGTCTGGGCGCCGTCACCACGACGGTGGTCGCCCTGTCGGCCGCCGGCACCGCCCAGGCCGCCCCGGCCCCCCAAGGAAACATCCAGGGTGCGGACCGGGCCGGCGCGATAGCCGGCCAGTACATCGTCGCGTTCGACGGGCAGCCGTCGGTGGCCGCCTCCGCCCGCGCCGATGTGCGCTCCCGCGCGGACGAGCTGGTACGCGGCCACGGCGGGCAGGTACGTCAGGTGTACGCGGCCGCCTTCCGTGGCTTCGCCCTCAAGGCCACCGAGCAGCAGGCCCGGGAGATCGCGGCCGCCCCCGGCATCCGCTACGTCCAGGCCGACCAGGTCTTCAAGGCCGTCGGCAGCCAGCCGAACCCGCCGTCCTGGGGCATCGACCGCATCGACGGGCAGAAGGACAGCACGTACAACTACCCGAACACCGGTGAGGGAGTCACGGCGTACATCGTCGACACCGGCCTGCACACCCAGCACTCCAACTTCGAAGGCAGGGCCAGTTCCGGCCACGACTTCATCGACAACGACAACGACTCCAGCGACTGCCACGGACACGGCACCCACGTCGCCGGCACCGTCGGCAGCAAGGACTACGGCGTCGCCAAGGCCGTCAAGCTGGTCGGCGTGCGCGTCCTCAACTGCCAGGGTTCGGGCAGCACTTCGCAGATCGTCGCCGGCATGGACTGGGTCACCAAGAACGCCGCCAAGCCCGCCGTCGCCAACATGAGCCTGGGCGGCGACAGCGACCAGGCCATGGACGACGCCGTCAAGGGCACCATCGACTCCGGGGTCCAGGTCGCCGTCGCGGCCGGCAACGACAGCAAGGACGCCTGCAGCACCAGCCCCGCCCGGCTGCCCGCGGCGATCACGCTGGGCTCCACGGACAGCAGTGACGCCCGCTCCAGCTTCTCCAACTACGGTTCGTGCCTGGACCTGTTCGCCCCCGGCAGCAGCATCGTCTCCACCAAGAACGGTGGCGGTACGGCGACGATGAGCGGCACCTCCATGGCCACCCCGCACACGGCCGGCGCCGCCGCCCTGTATCTGTCCGGGCACAAGGACGCCACCCCGCAGCAGGTCCGCGACGCCCTCGTGAACAACGCCCAGTCCGGTGTCGTCACCGGTCCGGGCAGCGGCTCCCCCAACAAGTTCCTGGACGTCTCCAAGCTGGGCGGCCCCACCAACCCCGGTGAGCCGACGGCCGACTTCACCGCCCAGTGTTCGAGCACGAACACCGACTGCGCCTTCGACGGCTCGGCCTCCAAGGACCCCGACGGCTCCATCGCCTCGTACGCCTGGGACTTCGGTGACGGAGCGAGCGGCAAGGGCGACAAGCCCGCGCACAGCTACGCCAAGGCGGGAACGTACAGCGTCAAGCTGACCGTGACCGACAACGACGGGAAGACCGGCACCGTCACCAAGCAGGTGACGGCCGGGGCGGTCGAGCCGCCCACTGGTGAGGCACCGGACGCCTCGTTCACGGTGTCCTGCTGGTACGCGTCCTGCGACTTCGACGCTTCGGCCTCCAGTGACCCGGACAACGACATCGCGGGCTACGGCTGGAAGTTCGGCGACGGTCAGACCGCCACCGGCGCCACCGCCAAGCACGCCTACCCGGCAGGTCAGCGCACCTACACGGCGGAACTGACGGTCAGCGACAAGGCGGGCCACACCGACACCGCTTCGAAGCAGATCACCTGCTACGACTTCGGCGCCGGCAACGCCTTCTGCTTCGCCGGCTGATCCTGACCCCCTCCCCCAGCGGTGGGACGAGGGTGGCGGGGCACCCTCGTCCCACCGCACACAGGCGCGGACCCCGAGCACTCAGCCGGGGTCCGCGCCTGCTGACGAGCGTTCGCGCCACCGCCACGGGTGCCCGTGTGCGGGCGTCGGCTCAGCCGCCCCCGCCCGACGAGGCCGCGAGGATCGCGGCCCGCGTACGCCGGACCGCCCGGCGCACCACGGGACCGACCCACTGACCCTCCGAGATCTCGTCCATCCGCTTCTTGACCTGCTTACGGTCCTGCCCGGGAAACGCCTTGCCCCACAGGCGCGCGCCGTTCAGCACGGCCACCAGCGCAGCCGTGCGCTCGTCCGGCTCCTCGCCCTGCAGTACCGCCGCGGACAACCGGTCACGGATCTCCCGCTCGGGCGCGGCATCGGCCTGCGGAAAGCGGGTGACGGGCAGCACGCCGAACGCTCTCCCCTTCTCCCGCTTCAGCACACCACGTGCGACCAGCGACTCGACGGCGCCATTGAGCGCACTCCGGTGGGCACGCCGCAGCAGCTTCCCCATCGAGGCACCGTCCCCCTCCACGATCTTCGCCAGCTCCGCGTCCACGAACGCCGTGCCCGTCGGGCGCGCGTCGAGGACGGTCACCGCATCGTCCTCCTGCACGTCGACTCGACCGGCAACGGCCAGCTCCACCAGCGTCAGCCCGGCAACCGCGTAGTCGACGCCCACTCTCGCCTTGCCCCCGCCGCTCTGATCGTCGAAGGCAATCAGCACCAGCTCTTCCGGCAGCGTCAGCTTCATGTCAGCAGCCTCCCTTCCCCGCTCTACTGCGGCAAACGCACCGACGACCCGTTCACCTGTCGACGGCCGCCAGCGCCTGCGAGAAGGCGCGGATGCGGGCGCTCTCGCGATCCCGGTGCCATACGAGGCCCAGGTAGGAGTCGTCGAGACCGGTGACGGGCACGTACGTGACGGCACGGCGGCCGTAATAGTCGGCCGTGGGGTGGCACAGCAGCATGGCGCCGCGGCCCGCCGCCACCAGGGCCAGTCCTTCCTGCAAGGTGCTCACGGTCGGCCCGGCCGGGATCGCGAGGCCGCCCGGCGTGATGCGGGGAGCCTGGGCACGGCGCCAGTACTCGGGGGCGGCACCGTGGACGCTGATGAGCGGACAGCCGGCGAGGTCTTCTGCGCTCAGCGATGCGTGCTGCGCGAAGGGGTGGCCGGTGGAGACCGCGAGGGCCTGCGGCTGCTTGGAGAAGACCTGCCCCAGGACGAGTTCCTGCTCCTCCATAGGCAGCAGGACCACCGCTGTGTCGACCTCCCCGCTGTGCAGCGGGCCGAAGGGATCGGAGAAGGGAATCTCCACGATCTCGGTGGCGCAGTCGGGATGCCGGTCGTGGAAGAGCGAAAGGGCATTCATGACATGGTCGTTGGCCGTGCCCTGAAAGCCGATCCGCAGCCGGCCGCCCACGCCTCGGGCCTCGGCCCGCGCGGTGTCGAGCGCAGTCTGCAGGCAGTTGTAGGCGGGGCGAAGGTCCGCGAGCAGGCGCTCGCCGAGCGGGGTGAGCCGGACACGGCGGCTGGTGCGCTCCACCAGGCGCGCGCCGACCCTGCTCTCCAAGGCGCGCAGCAGCTGGCTGACCCGGCTCTGCGAGACGTACAGGCGCTCGCCGGCCCGCCCGAAATGCAGTTCCTCGGCCACGGCGAGGAATGCCTCCACCTCGCGGATCTCCAGGCTGCTCATGGGTCTCCCTCCCTGTCCAAGTCTCTGATCAGGGTCGACAAGCCCTGCTCATACAAGGATGAGCACTTCGCCGTTGTTCCGGTACGCGGTGATCGCTTGGCTGGACGCATGGCGCAAGTGGAAGAAGTGGAAGATAGCTCCCCAGCACGGGAGGGCTCGGCCCTGCGGGGCTGGTCGGGCGTGGTGGCGGTGGCCGTCGGGACGTTCACGGTGGTCACCTCCGAGATGTTGCCGGTCGGGTTGCTGACCCCGATCGGTGACTCCCTCAAGGTCACGGAGGGCCTGGCCGGGCTCACGCTGACGATCACGGGGTTGGTCGCCGCGGTGTCCGCGCCGCTGCTGACGTCCGTCCTGGGCCGCTTCGATCGGCGCGTGGTGCTGTGTGCGCTGATGACCGTCCTGGTGATCGGCAACCTGGGCGCCGCGTGGTCGCCGAACTTCGGTGTGATGGTCGCCGCGCGCGTGCTCGTCGGCATCGGCATGGGTGGCGTGTGGGCGATCGCGGCGGGCATCACGGTACGGCTGGTACCGGCAAGGTCGGTGGGAACGGCAACGTCCTTGGTGTTCAGCGGCATCGCACTGGCGTCGGTGCTCGGCATTCCGGCCGGCGCGTACGTCGGCGCCCTCGCCGGATGGCGCACGGCGTTCGTGGCCGCGGCCGGGCTCGCGCTGCTGACCACGGTGGCGATGGCGGCCCTGCTGCCGCGACTGCCGGCCGCGCAGGCCGTTCAACTGGGCGGGGTGATGCGGCTGTTCGGCAACCGTCGCCTGCGCATCGGCCTGATCGTCGTGGCGCTCCTGGTCACGGGGCATTTCGCCGCGTACACCTACGTCCGACCCGTGCTCGAGGAGGTCTCCGGAGCCGGTTCGGGGATGATCGGCAGCTTGCTGCTCGTGTACGGAATCGCGGGCGTCGTGGGCAATTTCCTGGCGGGTGCCGGTGCTGTCCGTTCACCGCGCAGGACCCTCCTCGCGATCAGCTCGGTGCTCGCCGCCACGGTGCTGTTGCTGCCCGCAGTGGGCGGATCCCTTTGGGTGGCGGGCGCGTTGATGGCCATGTGGGGACTCTCGTACGGCGGAGTGTCGGTGAGTACGCAGACCTGGATCCTGATGGCGGCGCCCGATGCCCGCGAGGGGGCCTCCTCCTTGTTCGTGAGTGTCTTCAACGGCGCCATCGCCCTGGGTGCGTTGATCGGCGGTCGGGCGGCCGACGGGATCGGCATCACTGCGGTGATGTGGCTGGGTGGCGGGCTCGCGCTGGCCGCCCTGGTGCCTGTCCGGCGGATCTTGCCGGACAGGTCCTAGTTCGGGAAGCAGGACCGTCACCCCGCACACGTACGAGGCCGGTTGAGGGCACCATGCGCCCTGCCCAGGTCAAGATCTGCCAAGTCACGGATCTGTCCCAGCGGATGCCGGTCACGAACAGGTGCGCGACTGCGACGGGAACCGCCGCCCTGGAGTGCTGACGGCGTGTGCGGCGCGCGATGCACCCGACTGTGCGTGTAACAGGAATGTATTAGCGGGTAGTTGGGCGGAACGGTTCACCGGCCGGGGCGACTCTTGGTGCTCGGAAACGCTCGCTCGTACCGACTCGAACCGAGCACTACGCACGCCCAACCGATACTGAGGAAACAACGATGCGCGTTCACAAGGTCACCTTCGCCGCCCTGGCCGTTGCCGCGAGTCTCTCGCTCACGGCCTGCAACAACGGTGACGACGCGGCACAGAACGACCCATCGTCCTCGTCGTCCACCGCGGCTTCGTCGGGTGGCGGTTCGGGCTCGGGCAGTTCGGATCAGGACGGCGGGAAGGGCTCGGGCGGGAAGGACTCCGGCGGGCAGGGATCCGCCGCCGGGACCGGCTCCGGCGAGGGCAGCAAGCTCGGCAAGTGCCGCACCGACGACCTGGACATCACGGCGCAGGACAGCACCATCGACGGCGACACCGCAGGCACCGTCGCGGTGACGATGAAGAACGGCGGCGGCCGGGACTGTGCGATGTCCGGGTACCCCGGAGTCGACCTGAAGACCAGCGCGGGCTCGCTGTCCGCAACGCGCACCGGCGAGAAGGCTCCCTCGATCACCCTCAAGGACGGGGAGTCGACTTCCTTCGGCATCAGCTACCCGATGAACGACTCGGGCGGCTCCGGTGTCAGCATCACGGGCCTGGTGGTGACCCCGCCGAACGAGACCAAGTCGTTCGCCCTCGAGTGGCCGGGGGGCGCCTCGCTGCCCGTCACGGAGGACGGCGCCGGCTCCACGGTGAAGGTCGGACCGATCGGCAGCGCCGGTCAGGGCGGCTGAGCCGGACCCCCAACTGCACGGACCCGCAGGGTTGTTGACTCGGGCGATGGGTGGCGTGGCCGGGGACCACCCCCGGCCACGCTCCTGGCCGGGCCAAGCCGCCACGACGTCGCGGAAGTCGGCAAAGCGGGGGCCAGGAACCGACTCGCGGACCGGCTGACCGTTCAGCCAGCGGCGGCTCCGCGCTAGCGAAAGCCGAGGTGCGGATCGGTGCCGACCAGCTCACCGCTGAGGGCCCACAGGCGACTGGCGACGTCCGGGTCGGCCATGTGAGAGGGGACGGGCTCACGCCGTGGCGTACCGCGCAGGCCGAAGACCCTCGGTCCCCACAGCTGCCCGCCCTGCACCTCCGGGTCGAGGACGGCACGGACGACGGGCCATGCGCCGGCGTCCTTGCCCTGCACCAACAGCCCGGCGGGCAAGGCCCGTAGCCGCTCGCCACGGGTGGTCACACATACCGGCGGCCGGGGCGGAGTGAGGGAGTCCAGTGCCCCGCCGGGGTGGGCCACCACACTGAGCACCGTGCTGCCGACGGCACGCAGGCGACGGTCGAGTGCGAAGCCGAAGCACATCTGCGCCAGCTTCGACCGGCCGTAGGTGCGCTTGGGCCGGTAGTCCCGGGTCGACTGCAGATCGTCCAGGTCCAGTCGCTCGGACCGCGCCGCGAAGCTTCCCACCGTCACGACGCGCCCCGCCGGCGCCGCGGACAGCAGCGGGGCCAGACACTGGGTGAGCGCCAAGTGCCCGAGGTGGTTGGTGCCGAACATCAGCTCGTGGCCGTCCCGCGTCTCCCGACGCGGCGGGTCGTCGAGCGCGACCCCTGCGTTGTGGACCACCGCGTCGAGACGACCGACGTCCAGCCCCTCCACGGCCGTCTTCAGGGACGACAGGTCGGCGAGGTCCAGCGGCAGGTACCGCACCCGCGCGCCGGGCACACGCGAGCGGATCGAGACCATGGCGGCGTCGGCCTTCGCGGCGTCCCGGCTGCCGAGCACGACCACGGCGCCGGTGGCGGCGAGCTGCTCCGCGACGAAGTAGCCGATCCCGGCGTTCCCTCCGGTGACCAGGAAGGTCCTGCCCTCGGCAGACGGCAGCCGGTGAACGTCCCACGGTCGGCTCCGGGGTACGGAAGTCACGATGACGGGCTCCTTGCGCTCTGGGGCAGCGTGCTCACGGGGAGCACCAACCCGTCCAAGGTCGCAACCCCCACCGACAGACCACCGACAGATCACGGTCACCGCCCACAGACCGCCGACACCTACTCCCCCACGGACACGTACGGGAGTGGTCGGGTCAGGACAGAATCTCGATGTACCCGTCGGTTCCGTGTACGCGGATCCGCTGGCCGTCCCGGATCAGGCGGGTGGCCCGCTCCACGCCCACGACGGCCGGCAGGCCGTACTCCCGGGCGATCACCGCGCCATGCGTCATCAGGCCGCCGACCTCCGTGACCAGCCCCGCGATCCCGACGAACAACGGCGACCAGCTGGGGTCCGTGAAGGCCGTGACCAGGATGTCGCCCGCTTCGAGATCGGCCTCCGCCATGTCCAGGATGACGCGGGCCCTGCCCTCGACGGTCCCGGCGGACACCGGCAGGCCGACCAGGGCGCCGTCCGGCACGTCGTCTCGCCGGTACGCTCCGGAGACGGCCTCACCGTCGGAAGTGAGCACCCGGGGCGGGGTGAGCGCCTGGTGGGACCGGAACGTGTCCTTGCGCTCCTTGATCAGCTCGCCGTCCACCTGGTGCGAGCGCACGACGTCGTGGAGTTCCTGGAACGTGAGGTAGAAGATGTCCTCCTTCTCAGGAAGCACGCCTGCCTGGACGAGGCGCTCGGCCTCCCCCATCAGGGCCTGCTTGTAGACGAAGTAGCGGCAGACGATGCTGTACTTCGGGTACTCCCGGTACCCGATGAAGGCTCTGATCTGGTCGATCATCCGCTTGGTGTCGTCGGCCTTCCGGTCGCCGTCCGGCTGGGCCCGCAGGCGTGACAGCACCTCCTGTTCCTTCTTCTGTGCCTTTTGGCGTCCTTGCTCGAAGCGCTGCCCGGCGGCGCCCGGCTCGAAGTTCCTGACGTTGTCGAGGATCGCGGGCGCCAGCGTGGTGGGGCGCTCGCTCCAACGCGGCCTCGTGATGTCGATCTCGCCGACGCAGCGCATGCCGTACCGGTCGAGGTAGGCCTCGATGGCGTCGCGCGCTTCGGTGCCGCCCGCGACCTTCGCCAGCTCGTCCAGGAAGTCCTCGTCCTCGACGTGCTCGACGCCCTGCAGGAACGCCACCACCTCCCGATGCGGGCGGATCACGTCCGCGACGTCGAGCAGCGCGAGGCCCATCTCCGACGTGATGTTGTCGGGGGCGGACAGCGTCAGCGTGTCAGCCGCGTTCTTCTCGCCCAGCCAGTCCTGAAGGTTGTCGTTGAGCCACCAGGTGGCCTCCATGCCCGCCATGATCGCCTGCATGCTCTGCGGGTCACCGAGCACGCGCTTGTGCTCGTCGAAGGCCTCCAGGAGGAAGTCGAACAGCTCCGGTCCGGTCTTCGTCCGGATGCCGTGTTCCAGGGCGGCGACGGACGTCCGGCTGCGCTCGATCAGCTCGGCGACGATCGCCGGATCGGGCTCGGCCGGGGCGGACGCACCGCCGGCCGGACGACCGGCGGCACCCGCGTCCGGGAGCAGCGGGACGAAGCCGTCGCGGTCGAGGACAGTCTCCAGCGCGTCCCTGACCAGCGGGTCGCCCCTGCCCATGAGGTCCAGGAGCCCGGCGCGACTCGCGGGCGCGGCCAGGCGCGGGGTGACGTCGACGAAGAGCCTTCCGCCGGCCTCGTGCATCTCCACCATGGCCATCAACTGCCACATCGAGAAGCCCAGGGGCTTCATGGCATCCGTCATCATCTGCTGATGCCCGACGGAGACGTAGACGCGATTCTCCTGGTCGCTGCGCTCGGGAAGGGGGAACAGCGTGGTGATCGGCCGGCTCTGAACGATCTGGAAGCCGTCGTCGGCCAGGCACCATTCGATGTCCTGCGGACGCCCGAAGTGCGCCTCGATCCGCCGCCCGAGCTCTACGAGCCGTACGACCTGCGCGTCCGTCAGCGACGGCTGCTCCTGCCGCTGCGCGTCGATCGTCACTTCCTGCGTGCCACCGGCCGGCAGGGCCTCAACGGCCCGCTCCTTGGCAGCGATCGTCTTGCCGACGACTTCGCCGTCGCGCACCTTGAAGACATCGGGGTTCACCAGGCCGGAGACCAGGGCCTCGCCGAGGCCGAAGCCCGCGTCCACCGTCGCGACCTTCCGGTTGCCGGTGACGGGGTCGGCCGTGAACAGGATGCCGGCCGCATCCGGGAAGACCATCTGCTGTACGACCACGGCCATTTGGACCGTACGGTGGTCGATGCCGTTCTGCTTGCGGTAGGTCACGGCCCGCTCGGTGAACAGCGACGCCCAGCACCGGCTGATGTGTTGGAGGAGCGCCGTCGCTCCCACGATGTTCAGGTAGGTGTCCTGCTGGCCGGCGAAGGAGGCCGTCGGCAGGTCCTCCGCCGTCGCGCTGGAGCGGACGGCGTAGGCGGCCTGCTCGCCGTGCCGGGCGTGCGCGCGGGTGATCGCCGCCGCGAGATCGCCCGGGATGGCGATCCCTTCGATGGTCCGGCGGATCTGGGCGCTGAGCGTGCGGATCGCTTCCCGGTCATCCGGGTTCAGGCGCGACAACTCATCGAGCCGCTCGTCGATCGACGGCTCTTGCGCCATGGTCCGCAGGAAGGCGTCCGTCGTCACACAGAAGCCGCCCGGTACGCGGATGCCTTCGATCCGCGCCAGCGCGCCCAGGTGCGCGCCCTTGCCGCCGACGACCGCGAGCTGCGTCTCGTCGATTTCCTGCAGGTCCCACACGTACTGCTCAGTCACTGCGACGTCCTCATCCCTGGTTGCCTTGCCCGTCACACGCCACGTCGTGGTCGCATCTCCGCAGGTTGTGGCCTCGGCCGAGGATTCTGCGCCAAGACCCGGGGCTTGCGGCAAGCCCCCCTGCGCGCTATAAGTTGAAAGTGGCAAGGAGAGAGCTCTCCTTGCCTTTCCTTTTGGGGTTACGCAGTCATGGCGGCCCGGTCCGACTCACTGCGCAGGACACAGAATTCGTTGCCTTCGGGGTCGGCGAGGACCGCCCAGCCCGATCCATCGGGATTCCGGTGATCGGAGACGAAGGTGGCGCCGAGGCCAAGGAGCCGGTCCACCTCCTGATCGCGCGAGGTCTCAGGGCGCAGGCACAGATGGATCCGGTTCTTGACCGTCTTGCCCTCGGGAACCTGGTTGAAGTACAGCACCGGCCCCTCCGCAAGCAGCACCTGCGTCTCCCGGGCGCCCGGACCGTCCTCCGGATCCAGCGGACGGCCCGTCACACCGCTCCAGAACCGAGCCAGCTCATAGGCATCCGCACAGTCGATCGCCACGTTCTGCAATATCGAAACCATGCGCGCGAGCTTTCCTGATCTTCACGGCGAACGCCACCGAGCGGCGTTCCGTCGGCACGCAGGGGGAGTCAGGCTCGCTTGATGTCCGGTTCGAGATAGATGACGCAGTGCACCGGGAGCGCCGCCCGTACGCGTGCCTCGGCAAGGTCGATGGCCTCGGCGACCTCGGTGACCGAGTCGTGGTGGTCGACGCGGACACGGGCGGCGATCAACAGGTCGTCCGGACCCACGTACATGGTCTGCAGTCCCAGCACACCGGTCAGGGTGTCGCCGTCCACCAGGGCGTCGTGGATGGTGGCGGTGTCCTGTTCGCTGACGCCCTCGCCGAGCAGCAGGCTCTTCGTCTCGATGGCCAGGATCACGGCGATGACGACGAGGAGCACGCCGATGCACAGGGTGCCGATACCGTCCCAGATGCCGTTGCCGGTCAACAGGGCGATGCCCACGCCGATCAGGGCGAGGATGAGGCCCAGGATCGCGCCCAGGTCCTCCAGCAGGATGACCGGCAGCTCGGGCGCCTTCGAGTGGCGGACGAACTGCCACCAACTCTGGTCCCCGCGAATCTCGTTGGACTCCTTCACCGCGGTACGCAGGGCGAACGCCTCGGCCACGATGGCGAAGAGCAGCACGCCGACGGGCCAGTACCAGTGCTCGATCGCGTGCGGATCACTGATCTTGTGCCAGCCCTCGTACAGGGCGAACAGGCCGCCCAGCGAGAACAGCACGATGGCCACGACGAAGCTGTAGAAGTACCGCTCCCGCCCGTAGCCGAACTGATGCAGCGGAGTCGCGGCCCGCTGGGCACGCTTGCCGCCGATGAGCAGCAGTGCCTGGTTGCTGGAGTCGGCGATCGAGTGAATGCCCTCGGCCAGCATCGACGACGATCCGCTGAACACCCAGGCCACGAGTTTCGCCACCGCGATGGTGAGATTGGCGCACAGCGCCGTCACGACCGCCTTCGTACCGCCGCCAGCCGCCATCTTGAGGCCACTCCTCGCTCGCAAGGCGCGGGGTCACGAGGCCCGCGCATCCCGCTCCTCAGGCG
Proteins encoded in this window:
- a CDS encoding helix-turn-helix transcriptional regulator, which encodes MTGPVPDSAAASPVLVGRTGQLHCLLDALGHAPSVALVEGEAGIGKTRLIREALSEPRERSSAGGRPRVLSGACPPLREPFPYGPLFDVLRTLADDVPAALNPICGALRPYLPELAHRLPPPCEPLHDHRAATHRLFRAVRALLESLGPVVLVVEDLHWADDGTRDLLRFLIEDPPPALATVLSYRREDLPGAGLALGRAYRHPPGVTSVLIPLRALDVHGVRSLAASLSGGAVSARLADELLERTAGIPFVLEEVVRALGVAGGDTGRDALDGMAVPALLQEAMSERLAGLSPDALAVVHGAAVLRVPAGEDLIRAVAGQAMQRTTHGIREALHTGVLCEHGDDRYGFRHGLAQQAVYERLLGIDRRSLHQAAVAELARQERPPLVQLAYHAKHAGAHADWQRYTEAAAEAARELGDAALAVQLLEDLLSDPELPGKDLARLAIRLSRAAVFGLTHRRSSRLLRRVVDHGDLPDAVRGEIRLNLGLLLNNQAGNHQEGRQDTEKAVAELHERPHLAARAMAGLAMPTWGEHSQSDSRRWIGRAEQLAASHPDQVLRLAVRGNHLALRTSLGDSGVWEEADALLAADRDTPERRELARMCANLADTAAWNGWDTHARHQWRQGSHLAEEYGAPYVQAIIEGTALRLEWSAGRWQGLADRARQALDETQGAPGIVVDAHLVLGLLTTATGEWDEATAHLDDSGLGDPGNAPVPVIATAAGAMVRIRLARGDVAGACVEAEQALERVRRKGIWAWAADLTPAAVTALLRDGRRQDAERLLTEYADGLQGGEFPLAQASLAACRGIMAQHAHHAGEAVECYEQARAGYDLLPRPYAAARCAEAAFHRRADLEATAAPDELQRIAEEFERLGAVRDAARCRRALRSLGVLAPSRRGRRGYGGELSPREREVARLVSAGRTNREIAEVLFLSPRTVEQHVAKVLRKLQVETRAEVPQLMPDTTA
- a CDS encoding S8 family serine peptidase — encoded protein: MRAGNRRFGALCLGAVTTTVVALSAAGTAQAAPAPQGNIQGADRAGAIAGQYIVAFDGQPSVAASARADVRSRADELVRGHGGQVRQVYAAAFRGFALKATEQQAREIAAAPGIRYVQADQVFKAVGSQPNPPSWGIDRIDGQKDSTYNYPNTGEGVTAYIVDTGLHTQHSNFEGRASSGHDFIDNDNDSSDCHGHGTHVAGTVGSKDYGVAKAVKLVGVRVLNCQGSGSTSQIVAGMDWVTKNAAKPAVANMSLGGDSDQAMDDAVKGTIDSGVQVAVAAGNDSKDACSTSPARLPAAITLGSTDSSDARSSFSNYGSCLDLFAPGSSIVSTKNGGGTATMSGTSMATPHTAGAAALYLSGHKDATPQQVRDALVNNAQSGVVTGPGSGSPNKFLDVSKLGGPTNPGEPTADFTAQCSSTNTDCAFDGSASKDPDGSIASYAWDFGDGASGKGDKPAHSYAKAGTYSVKLTVTDNDGKTGTVTKQVTAGAVEPPTGEAPDASFTVSCWYASCDFDASASSDPDNDIAGYGWKFGDGQTATGATAKHAYPAGQRTYTAELTVSDKAGHTDTASKQITCYDFGAGNAFCFAG
- a CDS encoding GOLPH3/VPS74 family protein, with amino-acid sequence MKLTLPEELVLIAFDDQSGGGKARVGVDYAVAGLTLVELAVAGRVDVQEDDAVTVLDARPTGTAFVDAELAKIVEGDGASMGKLLRRAHRSALNGAVESLVARGVLKREKGRAFGVLPVTRFPQADAAPEREIRDRLSAAVLQGEEPDERTAALVAVLNGARLWGKAFPGQDRKQVKKRMDEISEGQWVGPVVRRAVRRTRAAILAASSGGGG
- a CDS encoding LysR family transcriptional regulator — protein: MSSLEIREVEAFLAVAEELHFGRAGERLYVSQSRVSQLLRALESRVGARLVERTSRRVRLTPLGERLLADLRPAYNCLQTALDTARAEARGVGGRLRIGFQGTANDHVMNALSLFHDRHPDCATEIVEIPFSDPFGPLHSGEVDTAVVLLPMEEQELVLGQVFSKQPQALAVSTGHPFAQHASLSAEDLAGCPLISVHGAAPEYWRRAQAPRITPGGLAIPAGPTVSTLQEGLALVAAGRGAMLLCHPTADYYGRRAVTYVPVTGLDDSYLGLVWHRDRESARIRAFSQALAAVDR